The following proteins come from a genomic window of Irregularibacter muris:
- a CDS encoding TetR/AcrR family transcriptional regulator yields MGRENKKEVVAALHREQIMISAERLFLEKGFVQTTIDDISKASEYSRRTIYSYYENKDDILYHIIEKGLLSLKANINAALSKSKDFFRRYHMICTAFKSYQYDSPSSMDSVIKAKPTGFGDKDVPEVIARIFSLGDEINQVLASFIEDGIKQKVVREDINPMATVYIMWSNISSLLSLAQTKEVVIKKQLGMTENEFLDYGFTQIINSLLKEHL; encoded by the coding sequence ATGGGCAGAGAAAATAAAAAAGAAGTGGTTGCCGCTTTGCATAGAGAACAAATAATGATATCAGCTGAAAGATTATTTTTGGAAAAAGGTTTTGTCCAGACTACAATTGACGACATTTCAAAGGCTTCTGAATACAGTCGAAGAACCATCTATTCCTATTATGAAAATAAGGATGACATCCTATACCATATTATCGAGAAAGGATTACTTTCTCTGAAAGCGAATATTAATGCTGCACTTAGTAAAAGCAAAGATTTTTTTAGGAGGTATCATATGATTTGCACTGCTTTTAAGTCCTATCAATATGATTCCCCTAGTTCTATGGACAGTGTGATAAAAGCAAAGCCAACCGGGTTTGGAGATAAGGATGTTCCAGAGGTAATTGCTCGAATATTTTCCCTAGGGGATGAAATTAATCAAGTTCTTGCAAGCTTTATAGAAGATGGAATAAAACAAAAAGTGGTACGAGAAGATATCAATCCGATGGCAACCGTGTATATTATGTGGTCCAACATTTCATCATTACTATCATTAGCCCAAACAAAAGAAGTTGTTATTAAAAAACAGCTCGGTATGACAGAGAATGAATTTCTTGATTATGGTTTTACACAAATTATTAATTCTCTATTAAAAGAACACTTATAG